Proteins from a single region of Schistocerca gregaria isolate iqSchGreg1 chromosome 3, iqSchGreg1.2, whole genome shotgun sequence:
- the LOC126355071 gene encoding uncharacterized protein LOC126355071 translates to MASWQCVINDRDIEMPLLPHEADDLSGVRKEAITIFYSGVEEVNNIENIIKNGCKIMVLMRGLPGSGKSTLARYLMEISTDTSTVKEKHVFSADDYFIDPKSKAYIFNRKFLPQAHSWNVEGVLGAAQTNVTPIIVDNTNLTVCEMWPYACIAAKYDYIVRYLEPSTHWRYNIHECAKRNSHGVSEKHVATMMGRFDRSVSESELLDLVSSQNSFQNYCDRHSNCREAVIRYSQQKHYRCMAQLRSVSIYNEKISERSCIHLDTGSFKLPKLLLDPKNILRALRTPRHPVTQQFVLTSLPSSSASIKFLFSGGILAIHTICDISGQHQTCKAISFRNNVLHFYDQILKLKSFLHLFVSVRNVGVCAAQFMSKNEMRYSRLNVEKCIPLATDDSLGRHGCISRANTLKMMLTVEHGVQPSVNINNVKTVVFPTNTRPLFLPAPRSICGGNRSKRNKGSNICFTETAAKFPSVAKICNVEGRSTGQTHSEDFKDAKIIHHSWDVCDSAKCDSSSVRNNYNYDPWEVCESCGCNSWDICDSVSWELPHRTTNVSDCKPPRTSRKTSTARFSRRQNPVKIEQKSRPAIQITEEATNCSLPKPQRTNTRPRVMQYSWEEYVPKLDPKMTLPPELEAWNTVEDPHSSWERKQNIVHGKETASRKPQKSQNASRVSGNINTKYHTVLPTSTQEEEQLTSKPRREKHIRNRQ, encoded by the coding sequence ATGGCTTCTTGGCAATGTGTTATAAATGACAGAGACATTGAAATGCCTCTGCTACCCCATGAAGCAGATGATTTAAGTGGTGTAAGAAAGGAAGCGATAACGATATTTTATTCAGGTGTCGAAGAGGTAAATAACATCGAAAATATAATAAAGAATGGCTGTAAAATTATGGTATTAATGCGTGGTCTCCCAGGGAGCGGTAAGTCAACACTTGCACGCTATCTAATGGAAATATCGACAGACACGAGTACAGTCAAAGAAAAGCACGTATTCTCTGCTGATGACTACTTCATTGATCCTAAAAGTAAAGCATATATATTTAATCGTAAGTTTCTTCCACAAGCACATTCTTGGAATGTCGAGGGAGTCTTGGGAGCAGCACAGACAAATGTAACTCCAATAATAGTTGACAACACCAACTTAACAGTGTGTGAAATGTGGCCTTACGCGTGTATAGCTGCAAAATATGATTACATAGTTAGATATTTGGAACCTAGCACACATTGGCGTTATAATATACACGAATGTGCCAAACGTAATTCGCATGGTGTTTCAGAAAAACATGTAGCAACGATGATGGGACGCTTTGATAGATCAGTTTCTGAATCTGAACTACTCGATTTAGTGTCATCCCAAAACAGCTTTCAAAATTATTGTGATAGACACAGTAATTGTAGGGAAGCCGTCATCAGATACAGTCAACAGAAACATTATCGTTGTATGGCCCAGTTACGTTCTGTCAGCATATACAACGAGAAAATCTCCGAACGATCCTGCATACATTTGGATACTGGTTCTTTCAAGCTGCCGAAGCTATTATTAGACCCAAAGAATATATTAAGAGCACTGAGAACACCAAGGCACCCAGTAACACAACAATTTGTTCTCACTTCCTTGCCTAGTAGCTCTGCATCCATTAAGTTTCTATTTTCTGGAGGAATTTTAGCAATTCATACTATCTGCGATATTAGTGGGCAGCATCAGACCTGTAAAGCTATATCATTTCGGAATAATGTACTTCATTTTTACGACCAGATTCTTAAATTAAAGTCATTCTTACATTTGTTTGTTTCTGTACGGAATGTCGGGGTATGTGCTGCTCAATTCATGTCCAAGAATGAAATGCGTTACAGCAGACTGAATGTAGAGAAATGCATTCCTCTCGCGACGGATGATAGCCTTGGCAGACATGGGTGCATTTCAAGGGCTAATACGCTGAAAATGATGCTGACTGTAGAGCACGGCGTGCAGCCATCCGTAAATATCAACAACGTCAAAACAGTGGTTTTCCCTACTAACACAAGGCCTTTGTTCCTTCCTGCTCCAAGAAGCATCTGCGGAGGCAACCGAAGTAAAAGAAACAAAGGTAGTAACATTTGTTTCACAGAAACCGCTGCAAAATTTCCATCAGTTGCAAAAATATGTAATGTCGAAGGACGGTCGACAGGTCAAACTCATTCAGAGGATTTTAAAGATGCAAAAATAATTCACCATTCATGGGATGTATGTGACAGCGCTAAGTGTGATTCATCGAGTGTGCGCAACAATTATAACTATGATCCCTGGGAGGTGTGCGAGAGCTGCGGCTGTAATTCATGGGATATCTGCGACAGCGTAAGTTGGGAATTGCCACATAGAACAACAAATGTGTCAGACTGTAAGCCACCCCGTACCAGCCGTAAAACAAGCACTGCGCGATTTTCCAGGAGACAGAACCCCGTTAAGATCGAGCAGAAAAGTAGGCCTGCAATACAGATAACGGAAGAGGCGACGAACTGTTCACTTCCAAAACCGCAGCGCACAAATACAAGACCACGCGTTATGCAGTATTCTTGGGAGGAGTACGTGCCTAAGCTCGATCCGAAGATGACGTTACCACCAGAACTGGAGGCATGGAACACTGTGGAAGATCCTCATTCTTCgtgggaaagaaaacaaaacatagtACATGGGAAGGAGACTGCTTCACGAAAACCACAAAAGTCGCAAAATGCTTCTCGTGTATCAGGGAACATAAACACGAAATATCATACAGTCCTTCCAACATCTACCCAGGAGGAGGAGCAGCTGACTTCAAAACCGCGGAGAGAAAAACATATTAGGAACCGTCAGTAA